In Planctomycetota bacterium, the following proteins share a genomic window:
- the asnS gene encoding asparagine--tRNA ligase, whose protein sequence is MPSDPRAVSDLLRGQVSVDSPVTIQGWVRTRRDSKAGLSFINLHDGSCFDPIQVVAPSSLDNYESDVRHLTAGCAIRVDGKLVESQGKGQAFEIQADAVEVVGTVDDPDSYPIAAKRHSFEYLREVAHLRPRTNTIGAVARVRHTLSQAIHRFFDEEGYYWIHTPIITTSDAEGAGQMFRVSTLDAANLPKTEQGDVDYKQDFFGKPAHLTVSGQLNVEAYCLALSKVYTFGPTFRAENSNTPRHLAEFWMIEPEIAFADLNDDANLAEKFLKSIFKQLLDERPDDMKFFADRIDKEAVARLEAFVDSSFERMTYTDAIAALEKSGKKFEFPVSWGMDLQTEHERWLTEEHLKKPVVVTDYPKDIKAFYMRMNDDGKTVAAMDVLAPGIGEIIGGSQREERLDILDARMAEIGIEAEPYQWYRDLRRYGTVPHAGFGLGFERTIMYATGMENVRDVIPFPRVPGNAEF, encoded by the coding sequence ATGCCCAGCGATCCGCGTGCCGTTTCCGATCTCCTTCGCGGCCAAGTCTCGGTCGACTCGCCTGTGACGATCCAAGGCTGGGTCCGCACGCGGCGGGATTCCAAGGCGGGGCTGTCGTTCATCAACCTGCACGACGGCTCGTGCTTCGACCCGATCCAGGTCGTCGCGCCGTCGTCGCTGGACAACTACGAATCCGACGTTCGCCACCTCACCGCCGGGTGCGCGATTCGGGTCGATGGCAAGCTCGTCGAATCGCAAGGCAAGGGCCAGGCGTTCGAGATCCAAGCCGACGCCGTTGAGGTCGTCGGCACGGTCGACGACCCCGACAGCTACCCGATTGCGGCGAAGCGGCACAGCTTCGAGTACCTGCGCGAAGTCGCCCACCTTCGCCCCCGGACCAACACGATCGGTGCGGTTGCTCGGGTTCGACACACGCTGAGTCAGGCGATCCATCGGTTCTTCGATGAGGAGGGCTACTACTGGATCCACACGCCGATCATCACGACCAGCGACGCCGAAGGAGCCGGGCAGATGTTCCGCGTCAGCACCCTCGACGCGGCCAACTTGCCCAAGACCGAGCAGGGCGACGTCGACTACAAGCAGGACTTCTTCGGCAAGCCCGCCCACCTCACCGTGAGCGGGCAGCTCAACGTCGAGGCCTATTGCCTGGCACTCTCCAAGGTCTACACGTTTGGCCCGACGTTCCGGGCCGAGAACAGCAACACGCCGCGGCACCTGGCGGAGTTCTGGATGATCGAGCCGGAGATCGCCTTCGCCGACCTGAACGACGACGCGAACCTGGCGGAGAAGTTCCTCAAGAGCATCTTCAAGCAGCTCCTCGACGAGCGGCCGGACGACATGAAGTTCTTCGCCGATCGCATCGACAAAGAGGCGGTCGCGAGGTTGGAGGCGTTTGTCGACAGCTCCTTCGAGCGGATGACGTACACCGATGCGATCGCCGCTCTCGAAAAGAGCGGCAAGAAGTTCGAGTTTCCCGTCTCCTGGGGCATGGACCTGCAGACCGAGCACGAACGCTGGCTGACCGAAGAGCACCTCAAGAAGCCGGTCGTCGTCACCGACTACCCGAAGGACATCAAGGCCTTCTACATGCGGATGAACGACGACGGCAAAACCGTCGCCGCCATGGACGTGCTGGCCCCCGGCATCGGTGAAATCATTGGCGGCAGCCAGCGCGAGGAACGCCTCGACATCCTCGACGCCCGCATGGCCGAAATCGGCATCGAGGCCGAGCCGTATCAGTGGTACCGCGACCTCCGCCGCTACGGCACCGTCCCGCACGCCGGCTTCGGCCTCGGCTTCGAGCGGACGATCATGTATGCGACCGGCATGGAGAACGTGCGCGACGTCATCCCGTTCCCGCGGGTGCCGGGAAATGCGGAGTTCTGA